The proteins below are encoded in one region of Candidatus Zixiibacteriota bacterium:
- a CDS encoding PorV/PorQ family protein has protein sequence MKRSCHLAIVLTALVLAPVVSLVAGDAGRESQFSIGSGARALGMGGGFVGLGDDASAIFWNQAALTLLDQQEFNLMHLSLFEGSIYDVISYVYPHERFGGFGVSFMRLGTGDILKRRDWREMGEFSYFTWQMLFGYGRRLEGGFAVGSALKIVNQTMDNSSSYGAGLDISFYRNLYRYLNAGITFQDIISPKLRIGEESEVTPTTVILGIGVKEYPLGRDLYHNLGISLEKPEERSLKIRMGVETVYRRTLSLRAGYDRDNFTFGLGFQYQRLRLDYGYKFLDGLDDSHRLGLSFKVGMSVSEKIQRQKELESARGSTLILDDRRRQFQFYKELADKYYRSNAIDSAYVYYQRSLAYNENDRDVRNRIDHIDDMRRMISERAQKELVQREMTQPILDSYHSQAETFYKKGSYAAALDIINIGLGISPDNQRFIELRNHVFEARDSEIRRMMDNAARAEREGRYADAVTYYNRVMELSPGNVAVKQLIARDGTILNNAQLISKGAELYALGNLSDAKARFEEVLKSDPNNLVAQDYLNRILTEMKEATELEDLQKDDRVWKIYLEALEHFRNADYEKAILLWQEVLKYYPGNKNTINNIEQARLRMQGKE, from the coding sequence ATGAAACGTAGCTGCCATCTGGCAATAGTTCTGACGGCGCTTGTGCTGGCGCCGGTAGTGTCACTGGTCGCCGGGGATGCCGGGCGAGAGTCGCAGTTTTCTATCGGCTCCGGCGCGCGGGCGTTAGGCATGGGGGGTGGATTTGTGGGACTGGGGGATGATGCTTCGGCGATTTTCTGGAATCAGGCCGCCTTGACCCTTCTTGACCAGCAGGAATTCAATCTGATGCATCTCAGTCTGTTTGAGGGGAGCATATACGATGTAATCTCTTATGTGTATCCGCACGAGCGATTCGGCGGATTTGGAGTCTCCTTCATGCGCCTGGGAACGGGGGATATTTTGAAGCGACGCGACTGGCGCGAGATGGGGGAATTCTCCTATTTCACCTGGCAAATGTTGTTCGGTTACGGACGCCGCTTGGAGGGGGGATTTGCGGTCGGCTCGGCGCTTAAAATCGTCAATCAAACTATGGATAACAGCTCCTCTTATGGCGCCGGTTTGGATATTTCGTTCTACCGGAATCTCTATCGATACTTGAACGCCGGCATTACTTTTCAGGATATTATTTCGCCCAAACTCCGGATAGGCGAAGAATCGGAAGTTACGCCCACTACGGTCATCCTCGGTATAGGGGTTAAGGAGTATCCGCTGGGACGAGATTTGTATCATAATCTCGGTATCTCACTGGAAAAGCCGGAAGAGAGAAGTCTCAAAATCAGAATGGGGGTGGAAACGGTTTACCGCCGAACCCTGTCGCTTCGCGCCGGATATGACCGGGACAATTTCACCTTCGGATTGGGCTTTCAGTATCAGAGATTGCGGCTGGATTATGGCTATAAATTTCTTGATGGCCTGGATGATTCACATCGGTTGGGGCTTTCCTTTAAGGTGGGGATGTCGGTATCGGAAAAAATCCAGCGGCAGAAAGAGCTGGAGAGCGCCCGCGGCAGTACATTGATTCTGGATGACCGCCGTCGGCAGTTTCAGTTCTACAAAGAGCTGGCGGACAAGTATTACAGAAGCAACGCCATTGACTCGGCTTATGTCTATTACCAGCGTTCGCTGGCGTACAACGAGAATGACCGGGATGTGCGCAACCGGATTGACCATATCGACGATATGCGTCGGATGATTTCCGAGCGGGCTCAAAAAGAACTGGTGCAGAGGGAAATGACCCAGCCGATACTGGACAGTTACCACTCTCAGGCGGAGACTTTCTATAAGAAAGGGTCGTATGCGGCGGCGCTTGACATCATTAATATCGGGCTGGGGATTTCGCCTGATAATCAGAGATTTATTGAGCTGCGTAACCATGTTTTTGAAGCGCGTGACTCCGAGATTCGACGGATGATGGACAACGCCGCCAGAGCGGAACGGGAAGGGCGGTATGCCGACGCCGTAACATATTATAACCGGGTGATGGAACTTTCACCGGGGAATGTGGCGGTAAAGCAGCTGATTGCCCGTGACGGAACCATATTGAATAATGCCCAGCTGATAAGCAAAGGCGCCGAGCTCTATGCTTTGGGGAATCTGTCTGACGCCAAAGCCAGGTTTGAGGAAGTGCTGAAATCAGACCCCAATAACCTGGTCGCCCAGGATTATCTGAATCGAATTTTGACCGAGATGAAAGAGGCGACCGAGCTTGAAGATTTGCAGAAAGATGACCGTGTTTGGAAGATATATCTGGAGGCGTTGGAGCATTTCCGGAACGCCGATTATGAAAAGGCGATACTGCTCTGGCAGGAAGTGCTCAAATATTACCCGGGCAACAAGAATACCATAAACAATATTGAACAGGCCCGTTTACGGATGCAGGGCAAGGAATAA
- a CDS encoding STAS domain-containing protein, with translation MENIKISVSEGGREDTVSVVRVDGVIDTLTASQLEEVLERLLKRERFNIVLDLAGVDYISSAGWGIFISRIKEVRENRGDIKLANMVPNVKEIYELLEFDNILTSYENLGSAKSSFGSSAGSDPLKKKEPIARLAGTTIEELPGFTSRDGGNTTAATRQAASGSYLEETEELILGAIRQDPFYTIGELKMVLEEAHPGLKIGWWGIFKILRKNHLVSRRARFRFARQRRHQG, from the coding sequence ATGGAGAATATCAAAATCTCAGTCTCCGAGGGGGGGCGGGAAGATACCGTGTCGGTCGTCCGCGTGGACGGAGTAATCGACACCCTTACCGCCTCGCAGCTGGAAGAGGTTTTGGAGCGTCTGCTGAAGCGGGAGCGATTCAATATCGTTCTTGACCTTGCCGGAGTCGATTATATTTCGTCGGCCGGGTGGGGTATCTTCATCTCCCGTATCAAAGAAGTCCGGGAGAACCGGGGTGATATAAAACTTGCCAATATGGTGCCGAATGTAAAGGAGATTTATGAACTCCTGGAATTCGATAACATATTGACCAGTTACGAGAATCTCGGCAGCGCCAAATCATCTTTCGGCAGCTCCGCGGGGTCCGACCCGCTAAAAAAAAAAGAGCCGATAGCCCGCCTCGCCGGCACGACCATTGAGGAACTGCCCGGTTTTACATCCCGAGACGGGGGAAATACCACGGCGGCAACCCGCCAGGCGGCGTCGGGGTCTTACCTCGAGGAAACCGAAGAGCTGATTCTCGGGGCAATTCGGCAAGATCCGTTCTATACCATCGGTGAACTTAAGATGGTATTAGAAGAAGCGCACCCCGGTTTGAAAATCGGCTGGTGGGGCATATTCAAAATCCTCCGGAAAAATCACCTTGTTTCCCGTCGTGCCCGCTTCCGCTTCGCCCGACAGCGACGTCACCAGGGCTGA
- a CDS encoding SpoIIE family protein phosphatase, which yields MFNKPIKEINAEYQAEEQFLPSIQNLIRETCINAGMTRKDAAAVTLAIEEGVTNIIRHAYLYEKGFVRIRIVIYQRRIVFSLMDTGRPFQPQSDTKLDLKKLVESGRKGGLGFYMISKIMDSVEYISAPGFNELRMTRLISRQPEKARLFMGRMFTLRVKFSVYTFVIMLTIIAGAYILINERSVKGIREHLHDTVTALSKTMAAQAAGFVLNRRSDVEFDELAISYIEANPELIWLVIVDSSDYILADTRDIRNLHKKYEPPENIDPTAVGVPQKFGNGDRELYYLYREVKSGERKIGGIQMVYTGEQYLAEIDAERQKIIFLTLIGLAIGIGGIYLLSNYFVSPIVRITERVRKFSSGDIETELPLEGVEEYFEISKALNEMMSRLRRDRENIIERERVAKEIEVAGQIQKMLLPGKLPEVPGLQLDAFYRAASRIGGDLYDVFPIDQKRYCLLVADVSGKGIPASLVMSVLRTVIKTQAKGKETPHDILEAVNNFILDDIPPGIFITICLGVFNSENRTLNFVSAGHNPLLYFKSSEKRVELINPSGVPLGLPLDRPEDFGLKLREQTLELQEGDIVFIYTDGITESMSRTGEKYGMERLLNLFRERIALNSSVSPKEVTALVLEDIDRHAGMAVQNDDITFIALKCCPPVKTESELRVEIEKHN from the coding sequence ATGTTCAACAAGCCGATAAAAGAGATTAACGCCGAATATCAGGCGGAAGAGCAGTTTCTGCCATCGATTCAAAATCTCATACGCGAGACCTGCATTAACGCCGGAATGACGCGCAAGGATGCCGCGGCCGTCACCCTTGCCATCGAAGAAGGGGTGACTAATATCATTCGCCACGCCTATCTGTACGAAAAGGGGTTTGTGCGGATACGGATAGTCATCTATCAGAGGCGGATTGTATTTTCCTTGATGGACACGGGGCGCCCCTTTCAGCCGCAATCCGATACCAAATTGGATCTGAAGAAACTGGTAGAGTCGGGGCGCAAGGGGGGGCTTGGATTCTACATGATAAGCAAGATAATGGATTCGGTGGAGTATATCTCGGCGCCAGGGTTCAACGAGCTGCGCATGACCAGGCTGATATCGCGCCAGCCGGAGAAAGCGCGGCTTTTCATGGGACGGATGTTTACGCTGCGGGTGAAATTCTCGGTTTATACCTTTGTCATAATGTTGACCATCATCGCCGGGGCATATATTCTTATCAACGAGCGGAGCGTCAAAGGAATCAGGGAACATCTGCACGACACGGTCACGGCGCTGTCAAAAACGATGGCGGCGCAGGCAGCCGGTTTCGTTCTGAACCGGCGGTCCGATGTTGAATTTGATGAATTGGCGATAAGCTATATTGAAGCCAACCCTGAGTTAATCTGGCTGGTAATCGTAGACTCTTCGGACTATATACTTGCCGATACGCGGGATATCAGGAATCTTCACAAGAAATATGAACCGCCGGAAAATATCGACCCAACGGCCGTAGGTGTGCCGCAGAAATTCGGCAACGGTGATAGAGAGCTGTACTATCTTTACAGGGAGGTCAAAAGCGGGGAGAGGAAAATCGGGGGCATCCAGATGGTTTACACCGGCGAGCAGTATCTGGCTGAAATCGATGCCGAGCGGCAAAAAATAATTTTTCTGACGCTGATAGGGCTGGCTATCGGCATCGGCGGAATCTACCTGCTGTCTAATTATTTTGTTAGCCCTATCGTGCGCATTACCGAAAGGGTTCGCAAATTCAGCTCAGGAGATATTGAGACGGAGCTTCCGCTGGAAGGCGTCGAAGAATATTTCGAGATATCCAAGGCGTTGAATGAAATGATGAGCCGGTTGCGTCGCGATCGCGAGAACATTATCGAGCGGGAGAGGGTTGCCAAGGAAATAGAAGTCGCCGGGCAGATTCAGAAAATGCTCCTTCCCGGCAAGCTGCCGGAAGTCCCGGGGTTGCAGCTGGATGCCTTCTACCGGGCGGCGTCAAGAATCGGCGGGGACCTTTATGACGTCTTTCCGATAGACCAGAAGCGGTATTGCCTTCTGGTGGCCGATGTTTCCGGAAAAGGGATACCGGCGTCACTGGTTATGTCGGTGCTGCGAACCGTGATTAAGACCCAGGCGAAAGGGAAAGAGACACCCCACGATATCCTTGAAGCGGTGAACAACTTTATTCTTGATGATATTCCCCCGGGCATATTTATCACTATCTGTCTCGGTGTCTTCAACAGCGAAAATAGGACTCTAAATTTTGTTTCCGCCGGGCATAATCCGCTGCTTTACTTCAAGAGCAGCGAAAAAAGGGTCGAATTGATAAATCCCTCCGGGGTGCCGCTGGGTTTGCCGCTGGACCGTCCCGAAGACTTTGGGCTTAAGTTGCGGGAGCAGACGCTTGAGCTTCAGGAAGGCGACATTGTCTTCATCTATACCGACGGCATCACCGAATCGATGAGCCGCACCGGCGAAAAATATGGTATGGAGCGGCTGTTGAATCTGTTTCGGGAGCGCATTGCGTTAAATTCATCGGTCAGTCCCAAAGAAGTAACCGCCCTGGTTTTAGAGGATATTGACCGCCATGCCGGAATGGCGGTTCAAAATGACGATATAACTTTTATCGCCCTGAAATGCTGCCCGCCGGTCAAAACGGAAAGTGAATTGCGCGTCGAAATAGAAAAGCACAATTGA